A single genomic interval of Alistipes provencensis harbors:
- a CDS encoding SusC/RagA family TonB-linked outer membrane protein gives MKNPSTTTSPFAGASIRIRQLAVLCCACLAAVFVSIVPAAAQNDGKIPVAGLVTDAANGSPLIGVTVRAKSRPGFGTGTDRNGRFILNVAPDETLILSYIGYKETEIPVNNRTTLNVKLEPETEELEEVTIVGFGVQKKVSVIGSQQSIKATEIKNPVRNLTTSLGGRIAGLVSVQRKGEPGFDDATIYIRGISTLTASMSAPLTLVDGVPRSFSDVDPEDIESFTILKDASATAVYGVRGANGVILITTKGGTAGKPKFNIRYSEGLTQLTRLPEFANGPTYMRMANEAFLTRGGAFDQKPYSDDEIQWTADGTDPYMYPNVDWFDEIFKDFGRNRSANANISGGSESAIYYIGLGYYDEDGLYKNEGVQNYNADTYYRRYNVTSNITLKPTFTTEIKLGVQGYLANANYPGTATSTIFRNAFYMTPITIPTRYPDGKIADIEGHYSPYAALNHTGYISQWRSQVFSNLKITQQLPFITEGLSVSGMFSFDSYSYSSNRFIKNPKTWLASGYDDEGNLTYRQTNSSDANIDELKYSHNQNGNRTIYLEAALNYARTFGRHSVGAMLLYNQSDEVRTENGQTLIDALPYRFRGFAGRATYSYGMRYFFEFNFGYNGAENFTPKNRYGFFPSVGIGWVVSEESFFEPVKRYIQFLKIRATYGSSGNSNLDGRRFAYMNTIANSSYKPYTFGEDMKQTYDKKYIDEYGVDVVWEESVKANIGLDLNTLNNNLNIQIDFFKDNRRNILLRRQSIPEYAGIIKNPFGNIGEVENKGFDLSVNYNNSWQDWHLSLLGNFSFNRNKIIEDDKRYTYPWQSTIGQKVGQRTGYIALGLFESDEEVAMSAYQAGTTQAGDIKYKDMNGDGVIDDFDKVPIGWGSIPEIMYGFGFTVGYKNLSLSALFQGAANVDIMMSGEGFMPFIQGRGRGNLLSNIDDRWTEENPRQDAFYPRLAIGSVNMNYENSTWWLKNANYLRLKNLQISYNLPKKWMEKIRLKSGTVFIQGVNLLTFSDFKFWDVELGDGRGGAYPNLRSYSIGVNFSF, from the coding sequence ATGAAAAATCCATCGACAACAACCTCTCCGTTTGCGGGTGCCAGTATCCGGATACGGCAACTCGCAGTATTGTGCTGTGCATGTCTGGCGGCGGTCTTCGTTTCCATTGTCCCGGCCGCGGCCCAGAACGACGGTAAAATCCCCGTCGCAGGACTGGTGACCGACGCCGCCAACGGAAGCCCGCTCATCGGTGTCACCGTGCGTGCGAAAAGCCGTCCCGGATTCGGTACGGGCACCGATCGCAACGGACGTTTCATCCTCAACGTAGCTCCCGATGAAACGCTGATTCTCTCCTACATCGGCTACAAAGAAACCGAGATACCGGTGAACAACCGCACCACGCTGAACGTCAAGCTGGAACCCGAAACTGAAGAACTCGAAGAGGTTACGATCGTCGGTTTCGGCGTGCAGAAAAAGGTCAGCGTCATCGGCTCCCAGCAATCGATCAAGGCCACGGAAATCAAAAATCCCGTGCGCAATCTCACCACGTCGCTCGGAGGACGTATCGCCGGACTGGTTTCGGTGCAACGCAAGGGCGAACCCGGATTCGACGATGCAACCATCTACATCCGCGGCATCTCTACGCTAACAGCCAGCATGAGCGCCCCGTTGACGCTGGTGGACGGCGTTCCCCGGAGCTTCTCGGACGTAGACCCCGAAGACATCGAGAGTTTCACCATCCTTAAAGATGCCTCGGCAACGGCCGTATACGGTGTCCGCGGTGCCAACGGCGTCATTCTGATAACCACGAAAGGCGGTACGGCCGGAAAACCGAAATTCAACATCCGCTACTCCGAAGGTCTCACCCAATTGACCCGGCTTCCGGAATTCGCCAATGGCCCGACCTATATGCGCATGGCCAACGAGGCGTTCCTCACCCGCGGTGGAGCCTTCGACCAGAAACCTTATTCGGACGATGAAATCCAATGGACCGCCGACGGAACCGATCCCTACATGTATCCTAATGTCGACTGGTTTGACGAGATATTCAAGGATTTCGGCCGTAACCGTTCGGCAAACGCCAACATCAGCGGCGGCTCGGAAAGCGCCATCTATTATATCGGCCTGGGCTATTACGACGAGGACGGCCTCTACAAGAACGAAGGAGTTCAGAACTATAATGCCGACACCTACTATCGTCGTTACAACGTTACCTCGAACATCACGCTCAAACCCACCTTCACCACCGAGATCAAGTTGGGCGTACAGGGCTACCTGGCCAATGCGAACTATCCGGGAACAGCTACCTCGACGATCTTCCGGAACGCCTTCTACATGACCCCGATCACCATCCCGACCCGATATCCTGACGGAAAGATCGCCGACATCGAAGGACATTACAGCCCTTATGCGGCGCTCAACCACACGGGCTACATCAGTCAGTGGAGAAGTCAGGTCTTCTCAAACCTGAAAATCACCCAGCAGCTTCCGTTCATCACCGAAGGGCTCTCCGTTTCGGGCATGTTCTCGTTCGACTCGTACAGCTATTCGAGCAACCGATTCATCAAAAACCCGAAGACGTGGCTGGCTAGCGGCTATGACGACGAGGGCAACCTCACTTACCGCCAGACCAACTCCTCCGATGCCAACATCGACGAACTCAAGTACAGCCACAACCAAAACGGCAACCGCACCATCTACCTCGAGGCGGCCCTGAATTACGCACGGACCTTCGGCCGGCACAGCGTGGGCGCCATGTTACTCTACAACCAGAGCGATGAGGTGCGGACGGAGAACGGACAGACGCTGATCGATGCACTGCCCTACCGGTTCCGGGGCTTCGCAGGCCGCGCAACCTACTCCTACGGCATGCGTTACTTCTTCGAATTCAACTTCGGATATAACGGTGCGGAGAACTTCACGCCCAAAAACCGATATGGCTTCTTTCCCTCCGTGGGCATAGGATGGGTGGTTTCGGAAGAGTCCTTCTTTGAACCCGTGAAACGCTACATTCAGTTTCTGAAAATCCGAGCCACTTATGGTTCCTCGGGTAACAGCAACCTCGACGGACGACGTTTTGCCTACATGAATACGATTGCGAACTCGAGCTATAAGCCCTACACCTTCGGCGAGGACATGAAGCAGACTTATGACAAAAAGTACATCGACGAATACGGCGTCGACGTCGTATGGGAGGAATCCGTCAAGGCCAACATCGGACTCGATCTGAACACGCTCAACAACAACCTCAACATCCAGATCGATTTCTTCAAGGACAACCGCAGAAACATACTGCTCCGCCGCCAGAGTATCCCCGAATATGCGGGAATCATCAAAAACCCCTTCGGTAACATCGGCGAGGTGGAGAACAAGGGCTTCGACCTGTCGGTCAACTACAACAATTCGTGGCAGGACTGGCACCTCAGCCTGCTGGGTAATTTCTCGTTCAACCGCAACAAGATCATCGAGGATGACAAGCGCTATACCTATCCGTGGCAGTCGACCATCGGGCAAAAGGTCGGACAGCGCACCGGTTACATTGCTCTGGGACTCTTCGAAAGTGACGAGGAAGTGGCCATGTCGGCTTATCAGGCCGGGACCACCCAAGCCGGTGACATCAAATACAAGGACATGAACGGCGACGGCGTAATCGACGACTTCGACAAGGTTCCCATCGGCTGGGGCTCCATACCCGAGATCATGTACGGATTCGGCTTCACGGTTGGCTACAAGAACCTCAGCCTTTCGGCACTGTTCCAAGGCGCGGCCAACGTCGACATCATGATGAGCGGCGAAGGGTTCATGCCCTTCATCCAGGGTCGGGGACGCGGCAACCTGCTCAGCAACATAGATGACCGCTGGACCGAAGAGAATCCCCGGCAGGATGCGTTCTACCCGCGTTTGGCCATCGGATCGGTCAACATGAACTACGAAAACAGTACCTGGTGGCTGAAAAACGCCAACTACCTGCGGCTGAAGAACCTCCAGATTTCGTATAACCTGCCGAAAAAGTGGATGGAAAAAATACGACTCAAAAGCGGAACGGTGTTCATTCAAGGCGTCAACCTGCTTACGTTCAGTGACTTCAAATTCTGGGACGTGGAGCTCGGAGACGGAAGGGGCGGCGCCTATCCCAACCTGAGGTCTTACTCTATAGGAGTCAATTTCAGCTTCTGA
- a CDS encoding BT_3987 domain-containing protein yields MKTTAYFIVAAALLAAACNKPGEEYDFDTVRYRNIYTVQARDYPVACTISMDRDTTFRLNANYGGLDVPQENITVTFGADPTLVNSFNEDNQTLYPALLTDAYTISDAQTVIAKGKLYSSQAGVTIHPSQFRGVGPYILPVSIASVSPELPVNGSMRTVYLQIEGRHESNPYTNFDRTEWELLSVSSQHNTTTYKAANIFDGDLTTFWHTSYATGNQPGPPHILVVDMKVKKEIHGLEVDGRTASATNLESPYNRGNPRIVNLQVSDDNNTWTDAGTYVIPGAGVTVKNYVYLSSYVSGRYFKFTVTATLADYYGTNVSELYLF; encoded by the coding sequence ATGAAAACAACCGCATATTTCATCGTTGCCGCCGCCCTGCTGGCAGCAGCTTGCAACAAACCCGGTGAGGAATACGATTTCGACACCGTCCGATACCGCAACATCTATACCGTACAGGCCCGGGATTATCCCGTCGCCTGTACGATATCCATGGACCGCGACACGACGTTCCGGCTGAACGCCAATTACGGAGGGCTGGACGTACCGCAGGAAAACATTACAGTCACGTTCGGCGCCGATCCCACATTGGTGAACAGCTTCAACGAGGACAACCAGACGCTTTACCCAGCACTCCTCACCGACGCCTACACGATCAGCGATGCACAGACCGTCATCGCCAAGGGCAAGCTCTACTCCTCGCAGGCCGGTGTTACAATCCATCCCTCGCAGTTCCGCGGCGTAGGACCTTATATCCTGCCTGTCTCGATCGCTTCGGTCAGCCCCGAGTTGCCCGTCAACGGTTCGATGCGCACGGTGTATCTGCAGATCGAAGGACGGCACGAAAGCAACCCCTATACCAATTTCGACCGGACGGAATGGGAACTACTCAGTGTCTCTTCGCAGCACAACACCACGACTTATAAGGCTGCGAACATCTTCGACGGCGACCTTACCACATTCTGGCATACCTCTTATGCCACCGGCAACCAGCCGGGGCCGCCCCACATCCTCGTCGTCGACATGAAAGTGAAAAAGGAAATCCACGGACTTGAAGTAGACGGACGAACAGCCTCGGCGACCAACCTCGAAAGCCCGTACAACCGCGGCAATCCGCGGATTGTAAACCTTCAGGTCAGCGACGACAACAACACATGGACCGACGCTGGAACTTATGTGATTCCGGGCGCCGGCGTCACCGTCAAAAACTACGTCTATCTGAGCAGTTATGTCAGCGGACGGTATTTCAAATTTACGGTAACAGCGACGTTGGCCGATTACTACGGCACCAACGTCTCGGAACTTTACTTGTTCTGA
- a CDS encoding RagB/SusD family nutrient uptake outer membrane protein yields the protein MKKSIYYLTLSLAAILTASCNGDFFDQVPNDVLTVEQIFNSKKYSEEYLAGVYDYVKEEWHRTSDVPWDPCSDDFDQTYDRGNDYPTYKMNLGKWNASSNYYNFWKDYYQGIRSATFFMNNIDGNEEILAEAGQDLIDQYKAEARFLRAFYYFNILRQYGPFIILGDDAIPGDLPSDDPAMNKPRSTYDECVAYIERELDLAANDLPLHFAEQKKTDYGRATKAMCMAVKSRMLLYAASPQFNGNPMYANFKNPDGTPLISQTYDREKWKKAADAAKDIIDLGIFDLYKVRNSDQSINPYLSVRNVYFDNFNCEYIVFRINNWLRYWDQAASPLQTGGYQSMAATQQLIDEFEMANGKGIFEDGSGYVEEGYSGADYKDSKSGFVYCPAGSRMMYYGREPRFYANICFNGSYWVGDNATRIALYYTGASGRSKTTDNYPRSGYIAIKNVPPDTNCKSGVYLTRPAILYRYTEVLLNYIEALNEYDPGNGDIAYYLNLIRERAGLPAVEENLSQEVMQQKIRHERRVELCFENLRYFDTRRWLIAEQTDGGPFYGMNMMAGNSYKDDAFYARTVFETRVFRSNYYLFPIPQSEVVKNSNLVQNPGW from the coding sequence ATGAAAAAAAGCATATATTACCTGACCCTCTCACTTGCCGCAATCCTGACGGCATCGTGCAACGGCGATTTCTTCGACCAGGTACCCAACGACGTGCTCACGGTCGAGCAGATATTCAACTCCAAGAAATACTCCGAAGAGTATCTGGCAGGCGTCTATGACTATGTCAAGGAGGAGTGGCACCGCACCTCCGACGTTCCGTGGGACCCCTGTTCGGACGACTTCGACCAGACGTACGACCGCGGCAACGACTATCCCACCTACAAAATGAATTTGGGTAAATGGAACGCCTCGTCGAATTACTACAATTTCTGGAAAGACTACTATCAGGGAATCCGTTCCGCAACCTTCTTCATGAACAACATCGACGGCAATGAAGAGATCCTCGCCGAGGCCGGTCAGGACCTGATCGACCAGTACAAGGCCGAAGCCCGATTCCTGCGTGCATTCTACTATTTCAACATCCTGCGGCAGTACGGCCCCTTCATCATCCTGGGTGACGATGCCATTCCGGGCGACTTGCCCAGCGACGATCCCGCGATGAACAAGCCCCGCAGCACCTACGACGAGTGCGTGGCCTACATCGAACGGGAACTCGACCTGGCGGCGAACGATCTGCCCTTGCATTTCGCGGAGCAGAAAAAGACCGACTACGGCCGGGCCACGAAGGCGATGTGCATGGCCGTCAAGTCGCGGATGCTGCTCTATGCCGCGAGTCCGCAATTCAACGGAAATCCCATGTACGCCAATTTCAAAAATCCCGACGGAACTCCGCTTATCAGTCAGACCTACGACCGCGAGAAGTGGAAGAAGGCGGCCGACGCAGCCAAGGATATCATCGACCTCGGTATCTTCGACCTATACAAAGTGCGCAACAGCGACCAGAGCATCAACCCCTACCTCTCGGTCCGCAACGTCTATTTCGACAATTTCAACTGCGAATACATTGTTTTCCGGATCAACAACTGGCTGCGCTACTGGGACCAGGCGGCATCGCCACTGCAAACCGGGGGATACCAGAGCATGGCGGCCACACAGCAGCTCATCGATGAGTTCGAGATGGCCAACGGAAAGGGCATCTTCGAAGACGGCAGCGGCTATGTAGAGGAGGGCTATTCGGGCGCAGACTACAAGGATTCGAAATCGGGATTCGTCTACTGCCCGGCCGGCAGCCGGATGATGTATTACGGTCGTGAACCGCGGTTCTATGCCAACATCTGCTTCAACGGTTCGTACTGGGTGGGCGATAACGCCACGCGGATCGCCCTCTACTACACCGGAGCTTCGGGCCGCTCGAAAACGACCGACAACTATCCCCGTTCGGGTTACATAGCCATCAAGAACGTGCCGCCCGACACCAACTGCAAGAGCGGCGTCTACCTGACGCGCCCCGCCATTCTGTATCGTTACACAGAGGTATTGCTCAACTACATCGAGGCGCTGAACGAATACGATCCGGGCAACGGCGACATCGCCTACTACCTGAACCTGATCCGCGAACGGGCAGGACTGCCGGCCGTGGAGGAGAATCTTTCACAAGAAGTGATGCAGCAGAAGATACGCCATGAACGCCGGGTGGAACTCTGTTTCGAGAACCTCCGCTACTTCGACACGCGCCGCTGGCTGATCGCCGAACAGACCGACGGAGGCCCCTTCTACGGAATGAACATGATGGCCGGGAACTCGTACAAGGACGATGCGTTCTATGCCCGTACGGTATTCGAGACCCGCGTGTTCCGGAGCAATTACTACCTTTTCCCCATACCACAGTCGGAAGTGGTAAAAAACAGCAACCTCGTCCAGAACCCAGGATGGTAA